The Brassica oleracea var. oleracea cultivar TO1000 chromosome C6, BOL, whole genome shotgun sequence genome includes a region encoding these proteins:
- the LOC106300482 gene encoding serine-threonine kinase receptor-associated protein has protein sequence MDKKKAAVPLVCHGHSRPVVDLFYSPITPDGFFLISASKDSHPMLRNGETADWIGTFEGHKGAVWSSCLDNNALRAASASADFSAKLWDALTGDVLHSFEHKHIVRACAFSEDTKRLLTGGFEKILRVFDLNRLDAPPTEVDKSPGSVRTLTWLHSDQTILSSCTDIGGVRLWDVRSGKIMQTLETKSPVTSAEVSQDGRYITTADGSTVKFWDANHFGLVKSYEMPCNIESASLEPKSGEKFVAGGEDMWVRVFDFYTGEEIGCNKGHHGPVHCVRFSPTGESYASGSEDGTIRIWQTAPNHEENEKRVKHGVDEVAKKIEGFHINNKEAKNSERPSSDA, from the exons ATGGATAAGAAGAAGGCTGCTGTTCCACTTGTTTGCCATGGCCATTCCAGACCTGTTGTTGATTTGTTCTATAGTCCAATCACGCCTGATGGGTTCTTCCTCATCAGTGCTAGTAAAG ATTCGCATCCAATGTTGAGAAATGGGGAGACTGCAGATTGGATTGGTACATTCGAAGGTCATAAAGGTGCAGTGTGGAGTTCTTGCCTTGATAACAATGCGTTACGTGCTGCATCTGCATCAGCAGACTTCTCAGC GAAACTCTGGGATGCGTTAACAGGGGATGTGCTTCATTCTTTTGAGCACAAGCATATCGTTCGAGCATGTGCTTTCTCAGAG GATACAAAACGGTTGCTCACAGGAGGGTTTGAGAAGATTCTCCGTGTTTTTGACCTGAACCGGTTGGATGCACCTCCTACGGAAGTGGATAAGTCTCCTGGTTCTGTCAGAACTCTCACATGGCTTCACAGTGATCAAACCATACTAAGTTCTTGCACTGATATTGGTGGTGTAAG GCTATGGGATGTGAGAAGTGGGAAGATTATGCAGACATTAGAGACTAAGTCTCCTGTCACCAGTGCTGAAGTGAGCCAAGATGGGCGATACATTACTACTGCTGATGGGTCAACCGTTAAGTTCTGGGACGCTAACCA TTTTGGACTGGTGAAGAGTTATGAGATGCCATGCAACATTGAGTCTGCGTCGTTGGAGCCAAAATCTGGTGAGAAGTTTGTTGCTGGTGGTGAGGATATGTGGGTCCGTGTGTTTGATTTCTACACTGGCGAGGAGATTG GGTGCAACAAGGGACATCATGGTCCAGTACACTGCGTGAGGTTTTCACCAACGGGTGAGTCCTACGCCTCGGGGTCTGAAGACGGAACAATCAGGATCTGGCAGACAGCACCAAATCATGAAGAGAACGAGAAGAGAGTGAAGCATGGTGTGGATGAAGTTGCTAAGAAGATTGAAGGCTTTCACATCAACAACAAAGAAGCAAAAAACTCAGAGAGACCATCCTCTGATGCTTAG